The following coding sequences lie in one Trichoderma breve strain T069 chromosome 1, whole genome shotgun sequence genomic window:
- a CDS encoding hem-containing dehydratase domain-containing protein: protein MTLVTAIPEHLQVERTIPASTPANYEPPFPAYSAQFAKDVSSLVMVVIGAQFPSKTGKEEAAISKVNSFLTFAGEDGEEVIGPAFSEWAAVTDPKGYYNITALAYWKSEEVYQKWTTKSGFQSWWESLDTQEQENGWFLEVFFPTMDRFETVFSSGEIPEGAAEMRDGVVGPIKEHVYWGSMRDRLAAAQTDALKGEEFLKAPTEQAPNGNLSRRIRVPGKKNLAIIRSGQDWADTAPEERKLYVKTMHPVLEVGMNFLRDRGDEVGCYSCRFMDIIDPITRSADKDRTFGLAFFDELASLEKWSREHPTHLAIFGGFLKYAAQLNNVITLRLFHEVLVVKPEQQLFEYVGCHPETGMLVAK, encoded by the coding sequence ATGACCCTCGTTACGGCAATCCCGGAGCATTTGCAGGTTGAACGAACCATTCCAGCTTCTACGCCTGCAAACTACGAGCCTCCTTTCCCTGCATACAGCGCCCAGTTCGCCAAGGATGTCTCAAGTTTGGTAATGGTCGTTATTGGTGCCCAGTTCCCTAGCAAGAcggggaaagaagaggctgCCATTTCCAAGGTGAACTCATTTTTGACATttgctggtgaagatggagaggaagtcATTGGGCCAGCATTTTCGGAATGGGCGGCTGTGACTGACCCCAAGGGCTATTACAATATCACTGCTCTTGCTTATTGGAAAAGCGAAGAGGTATATCAGAAATGGACAACAAAATCTGGCTTTCAGTCCTGGTGGGAAAGCCTTGATACACAGGAACAAGAGAATGGCTGGTTCCTCGAAGTCTTCTTCCCAACCATGGACAGGTTCGAGACAGTGTTTTCCAGCGGTGAGATTCCCGAGGGGGCAGCTGAAATGCGAGATGGAGTCGTCGGACCTATCAAGGAGCACGTCTACTGGGGAAGCATGCGAGATCGTCTAGCAGCTGCGCAGACAGACGCCCTCAAAGGCGAGGAGTTCCTCAAGGCCCCTACAGAACAGGCACCAAACGGAAATCTGTCTCGGAGGATCCGAGTCCCAGGCAAGAAGAACCTGGCTATCATCCGCTCAGGCCAAGACTGGGCCGACACGGCACCTGAGGAGCGGAAGCTGTACGTCAAGACGATGCATCCTGTGCTCGAGGTAGGGATGAACTTTCTCCGCGATCGCGGAGACGAGGTTGGCTGTTATAGCTGCCGCTTCATGGACATTATCGATCCCATCACGAGAAGTGCAGACAAAGACCGCACCTTTGGGCTGGCGTTTTTTGACGAGCTTGCCTCTCTTGAGAAATGGAGCAGGGAGCATCCCACACACCTGGCCATCTTTGGTGGATTTCTCAAGTACGCGGCTCAGCTGAACAATGTCATTACGCTCCGCCTATTTCACGAGGTGCTAGTGGTCAAGCCAGAGCAGCAGCTGTTTGAGTACGTCGGATGTCATCCGGAGACGGGGATGCTGGTTGCGAAATGA
- a CDS encoding sugar transporter domain-containing protein: MGFFKKQTTPAVQEPKRDHSPSSGGSESRSSEEKVTVLACALGAVASIGGFIFGYVSGQISGFFLMPDYASRFGELQSDGSYTFSAARQGTIVGLLCVGALFGALIAGKMADTIGRRLSISLFSFFICIGTIIEISSSYHWVQFAVGRLVTGLSIGALSVVVPMYQSESTPAVIRGVIISSYQLLITLGIWTAEMVNWGTETKDSSAAWRIPNGLSFAWALVLGAGILFLPESPRYAYARGRVDEARQTIARLSGLSPDSDIVNHQIADIQAKIDEESKDVNDFRWTEIFTAPRMLYRTVLGVVLGGGQQLTGANFFFYFGTTVFAATGISNSYTTQIILGSVNVFCTIIGLWVIGRYGRRIILIVGGLWMMMCFLVYAFVGHFALDHENPLNTPKAGSALVTFSCLAIAAFAISWGPLVWAVNAELYPARYRSLCMGIATASNWFWNFLISFFTRFITDDIDYFYGLIFAGCCAALVLIVFFFVIESKDRTLEEIDMMYVQHVNPITSSKWDSAKYRDEMRRGGDARDNVHDHVHEEAEK; the protein is encoded by the exons ATGGGATTTTTCAAAAAACAAACTACACCTGCTGTGCAGGAACCCAAGAGGGACCATTCACCCAGCAGTGGAGGCTCTGAGTCTCGCTCATCCGAGGAAAAGGTCACTGTACTTGCTTGTGCTTTGGGAGCTGTTGCTTCCATTGGTGGTTTCATCTTCGGATATGTCAG TGGTCAAATTtcaggcttcttcttgatgccagACTATGCCAGCCGTTTCGGAGAGCTACAGAGCGATGGATCATACACCTTCAGCGCTGCCCGTCAGGGCACCATCGTTGGTCTCCTCTGTGTGGGCGCACTGTTTGGTGCTTTGATTGCCGGCAAGATGGCAGATACTATCGGCCGTCGACTCTCAATCTCActgttctccttcttcatctgcattGGAACCATTATCGAAATCTCTTCCTCGTACCACTGGGTTCAGTTTGCCGTTGGCCGTCTAGTCACTGGCTTGAGCATTGGAGCCCTGTCCGTCGTTGTTCCCATGTACCAGTCGGAAAGTACCCCGGCAGTCATCCGCGGTgtcatcatctcatcgtACCAGCTGCTCATTACCCTGGGTATCTGGACAGCTGAAATGGTCAACTGGGGAACTGAGACAAAGGATTCTAGCGCCGCTTGGAGAATCCCCAACGgtctctcttttgcctgGGCCCTGGTTCTCGGAGCTGGTATCTTGTTCCTCCCTGAAAGTCCCCGATATGCCTATGCCCGCGGCCGTGTTGATGAGGCTCGCCAGACTATTGCACGACTCTCTGGACTCTCACCCGACTCGGACATTGTCAACCACCAGATCGCCGATATTCAGGCAAAGATTGACGAGGAGAGCAAGGATGTGAATGATTTCCGTTGGACCGAGATCTTCACTGCCCCTCGCATGCTCTACCGCACAGTCCTGGGAGTTGTTCTCGGTGGAGGCCAGCAGCTTACCGGtgccaacttcttcttctactttggAACAACCGTCTTTGCCGCCACTGGTATCAGCAACAGCTACACTACTCAGATTATCCTGGGATCAGTCAACGTATTCTGCACAATCATTGGTCTCTGGGTCATTGGCCGCTACGGTCGACGCATTATTCTCATCGTTGGCGGCCtctggatgatgatgtgctTCCT TGTGTACGCGTTCGTCGGCCACTTCGCACTCGATCACGAAAACCCCTTGAACACCCCCAAGGCTGGATCTGCTCTGGTTACATTCTCCTGTCTTGCTATTGCCGCCTTCGCCATCAGCTGGGGACCGTTGGTCTGGGCTGTTAACGCAGAGCTGTACCCTGCTCGATACCGAAGTCTCTGCATGGGTATCGCCACTGCTTCTAACTGGTTCTGGAACTTTTTGATCTCATTCTT CACTCGATTCATCACTGACGATATTGACTACTTCTACGGTCTCATCTTCGCTGGATGCTGTGCGGCCCTCGtgctcatcgtcttcttcttcgtcatcgagTCCAAGGATCGAACACTCGAAGAGATCGACATGATGTATGTTCAGCATGTGAACCCCATTACCTCGAGCAAATGGGACTCCGCCAAGTAccgtgatgagatgaggagGGGTGGCGATGCGAGAGACAACGTTCACGACCACGTTcacgaagaagctgagaaaTAA